The region ttaaaacaaaaaacaaatattgaatacactgcattttttctttttctgtgttaatatgatttaacaaagattcaaaatacgcttttattttcgttttctatttcatataagaaaaatgaaatccctagtcaacaggaaggaaaaaacgaaccaaaaacaaccgtttattcatattcgtgcaccggaagctggcatttacaaccgaatgaacttagttctggatatttaacaggcattcctgtgacaattctctcaaggggaagtttgattttaatattttattggtcgggtttacgtgactcggaaatggctctgtatgctgcagttcgggtaaccatggcaaccatagcggcgctgaaacaacagattaaggattattttttaaagattgattaaggacttgttccacagcggtttgacgcacaatgacatttcctgcacgttgcagcagatgtgtctcctgcaatgctcagaaatgagcgtcagaagattctgtgctcggcatcatctgaggagaaaaaggctacgcagagctggagagcgcttggattcaatctatttatgaggtttttattcagatgtccacagtatattgcaaatatacacactgcatgcgacgcgagcgagagtcagcgtcaaaaacagttccattgctttattttttattgcactgtctatactggttgcgagcgacgcggcgtcgttctgagctggacttttgtcgcacgccctgcttctattttcttcccgtcgctcgcgttgaaagccggttgaaagttgaaaaaaaagtgtaaagcgctgtaggaaacagtcatttcaatacaagaacttcaataaagtggcagctgcgcagagggagatcgccaggctggaaggttctgataagattataagatataataagaatcttatcttaatcttattagggcttaatttgtcccggatcctgccggattgatcgtgtcctctgctttttccccacatcccagtaatgatctgacatgctgacatgtttgcaccgcacgccggtcactccagctgttcgctgtttgattgcgtaatcacacgccgttattaattgttcggttttttccccacttattccaccgaataataagcttgttttctgtttagaaagtacaaacgtagggagattacaagtaatcacccatcttttacttgtccctttactcttttaggagtctgctaatgttaggagtttctttcaggagcgcacgggcgggtgaataaaggctgatttatggttccgcgtaaaatcgacggcgtagcctacagcgtagggtacgcggagacgcgcaccgttcggtgaccgcgccgcgtaccctacgctgtaaggtctgcgttggtgtaacgcggaaccataaatcagccttctaaaaggcgagtctcagctgtcaatcaaaagaacgtggtagaacgtggggccgataacgggttcagagcgggtccgatgccacgcattgcggcgcgacagtcggacgctcgcatgcagttaggacagttgggagccgtagcctaatttttgttgacagctttgtactgaacactgatcaccccgatcacgtttgcagtgtacacgtttaaaacccattaagcatgtcggaaggccgtttgtggctgagttttgtcattaaacgccataaaacttctgtcggactcagcgtgcttctctgtcagcagcgcgtcatgcaaatatacaggacctaacaataaactctcaagcggctcttaaaagtacaggaaagccgcaataccggctatctgtcttcacatgggggtgcttgctggagaaggtcgggttggaagaacctgagagagctccatcagccataccatgaattcaggcgtcaggtaaagtttgtgctgcagtgcaatttatacatataatgataatcacgtggattcctcacgcgtgggactaaattaattcttccaacccgaccttctccagcatgcacccccagtgaagacagatagccggtcattcggccatgatgaatcaaagcgctctccagctctgcgtctttttctcctcagatgatgccgagcacagaatcttctgacgctcatttctgagcattgcaggagacacatctgctgcaacgtgcaggaaatgtgtttgtgcgccaaaccgctgtggaacaagtccttaatcaatctttaaaaaataatccttaatctgttgtttcagcgccgctatggttgccatggttacccgaactgcagcatacagagccatttccgagtcacgtaaacccgaccaataaaatattaaaatcaaacttcccctggagagaattgtcacaggaatgcctgtcaaatatccagaactaagttcactcggttgtaaatgccagcttccggtgcacgaatatgaataaacggttgtttttggttcgttttttccttcctgttgactagggatttcatttttcttatttgaaatagaaaacgaaaataaaagcgtattttgaatctttgttaaatcatattaacacagaaaaagaaaaaatgcagtgtattcaatatttgtttttttgttttaaaaggaaaatcaaataaaccaatcgttttttgttttttgattcccactcatgacggaaaaatccaatgaccaaaagatacacggaccttcagcctacaccttttttggtctagatgttatttgtatattggaaacttttttgtaatgttttctttgaaaagtgtattagtttccttgttgttatttttattatttttttgtgatgtcatgaccgaaataaattaaactaaacttcCAGTTTGTCAGTTTTCAATGGAAGTGTTTAATAAAGATATAGCAAATTATAAAAGTTTGAGTTTTCACGGCTCAAACATATGTCATTTACAAACAACTCAGTAGATGAAGATCCGATCACATTTTATGTTAAATTAAAGCAGggaatgattttattttatttttttttgtcactgtaTATTGAAACACAGCAGTAAGATCAGCTTCCCATCTCTGCATTTGTCCCAGTAACAGGGTTGAGTGCCAACATGCAGAGTCTGGTGGTGCAGGTACTGGCTATGAGGCAGCTGGGCAGGCTGAGCCCTCGCCACCTGCTGGCTGCTGGATACACGCTGAGACAGACGGAATGGTGTCCCAGGACCATCCACACACGGCAGCTGTGGGGCTGCTCTTTCTCTCCCGGACACGGCGGTCACAGGCCGGCTATCCGCGGCAGAGACGCTGCCAGGAGCTGGTCCGTTCAGCAGCTTCGCTTTAAAagcaacaagaagaaaagtccTTCAACTGCGGTgcaggaggaggatgaagatgaggagaAAGATGACCCAGAGGACAGTGATTATGAAGAAGTAGACCCAAATGTACCTAAGGATTATAAGGATATCGAGAAGCATGTGCAATCTTTCCGTTCTGATGTCATCCTAAAGGCTGGCCTGGATATATCACGCAAGTAAGTCAGTGCAGGTTGAACTTAAAGAAACTAAATGTTGAGTGGGGAAAAGGTTTTACTTGATGTGTTATTCAGCCAGTGAGATCCATGAAAGTTGAGTTGCAGTGTTTGATATAGTGACTTGGTGTCTTgagggtccgtgtacttcgcggccatccgttttttgttttgaaatgacaaaataaaaatagaaaaataatccaaaataatccgttccccatcttttgttttgataataaaaaacggaaaatggatcgttatccattatccgttatccgttatccgatttcattgatgtttgaaaatcgaaattgggaattaaaacagcgagtggaaaactcttttctctatttcctattcgtttccaacgggggggcagtatgttagagttcagtacatgttattgattggacgctgcagctgaacggactgtcacaacatcactgcagtttcatgatggagtgaagacagattacagattaaactcatgtttcactcccatgtttcatatttgatttattttctgtttcaacattaaaaaaattctAAAACGGTTACCgtaattttcaatctgatcaacaaaagaaccagaaacaactttattaatttattactgcgcatgtgcaatccccctatttgtccaatccttcttttcagtatccttggaaacgaataggaaatggagaaaagagttttccactcgctgttttaattcccagtttcgattttcaaacacatcaatgaaatcggataacggataatggataacgatccgttttcagtcttttattatcaaaacaaaagatgggaaacggattattttggattatatctctatttttattttgtcatttcaaaacaaaaaacggatggccgcgaagtacacggacccttGAGTTCCACAATAACAATTAGacttatttatttgttatgtAGATGTAGTGTACTATATTTCTAAGTACACATAGCGGGACTGTGCCTCTGTTGAACCTGAACACGCTAATTTCCTTTTGTCTCATGACAGCAAAATTGAAGATGCCTTCTACAGCAACAAGCTCAGACTAAACGGACAACAGCTCATCAAGAAAAGCAAAGCGGTGAGTGTCACTTGCTgtcaagtagggatgggcggtatggactaaaaaatgtatcacgataatttctggcatttataacgataaaaatgacaataaaaaaaaaataccaattcaactccaccttttgtaactataaatcttatcaccacattcagtctttggagcccccaaaacactgctctaaaagataataaatactactaaactacaccaattaaaaacACGTCAActggtttctttctttctttctttctttctttctttctttctttctttctttctttctttctttctttctttctttctttctttctttctttctttctttctttctttctttctttctttctttctttctttctttctttctttctttctttctttctttctttctttctttctttctttctttctttctttctttctttccgtacgttgtgcgtcgattttgctttacacaaaaacgtcatcaacgggaatttatcgtttttaccgcgagatgacaaattcttaccgtggggaatttttttgacggtttatcatgaacggtaaaatatcgccatTTCCTCCTGTCAAGTGATCTGTTCTTGGAAATGTCATTTTAACAGTCTTTCCTCCTgttcataattcatttttttttttgtcatttattaAGGTCAAACCTGGGGATACGTTGGACCTAGTACTATCACAGAACCAAGAGACCAACACCGTTACACTGATGAGAGTCATGCTCCGAAGGGTTTTGGGTGAATCAAGTAATGCTGAAAAATACAAAGTTTCCATAAGGCGCTGGAAAAACCTTGAGCTGGCCAAGGAGGAGGTTTTTAAACCATGAACTTTCATCGCATCGCACTACTGATCAGTGAGGTCAACAGTATAGACACGAGTGCTGGAATGGTCGTTAATACGCTGGACTGAGAGTGGATTACGAAGCCTTAATGGTGTTAGTTCAATTGAGATGATGAAGTTGAACTTGGAGAAATATTTTTCATGTTATGTCCATTTTGTGAAATTGTCCAAATAAAAGTGCGCTCAGAAGTTGTGAAATGTGAATAGGATGTCCTCATGACTTGTTCTGTTTGTGGCATGTTAGCTGTGGCTCATTTCTATCAATCCTTATCCATTGTGATGAAAAGATGTGAAATGATCAGTTATAATCCTAGTTTGGATTACAATcgagggcaggggtcggcaaccaaaaatgttgaaagagccaaattggaccaaaaacacaaaaacaaataagtctggagccgcaaaaaatgaaaagtcttgtatcagccttagaatgaaaggaacacatgctgcatgtttctatattagttagaactgggggaagattttttttttcattatgcacttcaagaaaaaagtagaaatgtcaagaaaaaagtcgaaattttgagaaaaaagtcaaaatgtcgagattaatgttgaagtacaatcttgaggaaaaagtcgaaatgttgagaaaaaagtctaaatgtcgaggaaaaaagtcgaaatgtcgcggaaaaaagtcgaaatgtcaagaaaaaagttgaaatattgagaaaaaagtcgaaatttcgagaaaaaagtataactgtcaagattaattttgaaatgttgaggaaaaaagtcaaaatatttagattaaaaaggaaaggaaaaagtaagaaaaaagaagaaaaaaatagaaaaaagaagacaaaaagagaaaaaaaggaaaaagaagaaaaaaaatagaaaaaagaagaaagaaaaggaaaaaagataagaaaagaagaaaaaaaagggaaaaaaggtcaaacatttttgaaaaagctccaggagccactagggcagcgctaaagagccgcatgcggctctggagccgcgggttgccgacccctgatctagggaAAAGGAAAGTACAGTCGTTCAATACCAATAGACACAAAATCAACAGATCCTTAGTAAGTATACCTTAAatttcacaaaaacaactcgCAGAGGTTAACATGGTGAGGTGCTTCCAATCAAATTCAATCGATACTTGATATTCAGGAAGTGTGAACGCCTCTATTAGTGGAGAAGTGTTGGTCTGGAATGATGTGCCAAAGAGGAATAACATTCATAATGATCGTGGAGAAACGTTTTTTGCTTCCCATCAATCAGAAAATGGGTATTTCCAAACAGTTTGGATTTATACAGTGAGAGAAACTGGAAAAATTCAAGAGAAGTGACAAACTCCACAGAACTGGATGTCCTCAAGATCAGATTGATTGGGTGCTAAAAGAAAATCCAAGACATAGGTCAGACTCCACAGGACATAACTCATACATTCTAGTCCACATTTAGGATTTTCTTATATTTGGGTATTTGAAGTGAACACCAGCTTAGATATTTCAGCACCAAACTATGTAATAACTTTGTCGCCACCCGAGTCTGAAAACGTAATTCAGTCAGCTGTGGAGTCGagattttgaattattttggat is a window of Cololabis saira isolate AMF1-May2022 chromosome 16, fColSai1.1, whole genome shotgun sequence DNA encoding:
- the mtres1 gene encoding mitochondrial transcription rescue factor 1 isoform X1 is translated as MKGYSLVTGLSANMQSLVVQVLAMRQLGRLSPRHLLAAGYTLRQTEWCPRTIHTRQLWGCSFSPGHGGHRPAIRGRDAARSWSVQQLRFKSNKKKSPSTAVQEEDEDEEKDDPEDSDYEEVDPNVPKDYKDIEKHVQSFRSDVILKAGLDISRNKIEDAFYSNKLRLNGQQLIKKSKAVKPGDTLDLVLSQNQETNTVTLMRVMLRRVLGESSNAEKYKVSIRRWKNLELAKEEVFKP
- the mtres1 gene encoding mitochondrial transcription rescue factor 1 isoform X2: MKGYSLGLSANMQSLVVQVLAMRQLGRLSPRHLLAAGYTLRQTEWCPRTIHTRQLWGCSFSPGHGGHRPAIRGRDAARSWSVQQLRFKSNKKKSPSTAVQEEDEDEEKDDPEDSDYEEVDPNVPKDYKDIEKHVQSFRSDVILKAGLDISRNKIEDAFYSNKLRLNGQQLIKKSKAVKPGDTLDLVLSQNQETNTVTLMRVMLRRVLGESSNAEKYKVSIRRWKNLELAKEEVFKP